Sequence from the Fictibacillus arsenicus genome:
AGCGGCAGATCACTTTGAATATGACCGCTTGCCTGAACTGTTCTGCGGCTACGGTTCTGAGGTTGGGCGTGCCGTGAAGTATCCTGTTGCATGTTCGCCGCAGGCATGGGCAGCAGGGACGCCGCTTGTCTTTATCCAGACGATTCTCGGACTTTTTCCTGATAGTTTAAACAAAGTGATTACATTGTCTCCTAAGCTATTAGAAAATATGAACCAATTATCGGTTAAGAAAATAAAGATCGGTGGAGGATACCTTTCTATAAATGTGCAGCGTGAAGGAGAAGAAACGGTTGTCACTGTAGACGAAAACACAACGGGTTACGAAGTCGTTCAAAAGGAACAAACCTCTTGAAGAAGGGAGTAAACGCAATGAGACCTAAAAAATGGTTGTCATCCCTAGGAATATCATCATTGCTGCTGGCTTCAGTGTTATCGGGCTGCAGCAGCAACGACGCTAGCAAATCTGACAAAACAGAGATCGTCTTAAGCGGGTGGGGCGGTAATCCAGTCGAAAAGAAACTGTTGAATGAAGTGCTTGCTGATTTTGAAAAAGAACACCCTGACATTGATGTGAAGCTGAATACGATCAACGATCAATATATGGATGTGCTGAAAACACGGCTGATCGGAGGAACAGCGGCTGATGTGTTTTACCTGGATGCATTCGAAGCTCCTGCATTGATCGAAACGGGCGCTATTGAACCTCTCAATAAATATGTAACTGATGAATTTAATGTCAATGACTTTGAAAAACCGATGATCGATGCGTTTAAGAGTGACGGTGAACTTTATGGACTTCCGAAAGATTATTCAACATTAGCTCTTTTTTATAATAAAAAAATGTTTAAAGAACATGGAATCGCGGGACCGCCAAAAACATGGGAAGAACTGGAGCAGATCGCGAAAAAACTGACGGATGCAGAAAAGCAAGTGTACGGTCTTGGTGTGATGCCGCAGATTGAGCGCATGTACTATTTGGCAGAATCACATGGCGGTGAAGTGATCACAGACGGGCGAGCAAGCTTTGCTGATGACAAAGTCGTTAAAGCGATTCAGCCGATCGTCGATATGCGTTTGAAAGATAAATCAGCGGCTACTCCATCTGAAGTTGGAGCGGGACAGTCTGCAGGAGAAATGTTTGGACGCGGGAAAGCCGCCATGGTGGTGGAAGGAAACTGGAACATCCCGTACATGGAAGAAACATTTCCAGATATCGACTATGGTACAGCGGAACTTCCAACCGTTAACGGGAAAAAAGGAACGATGTCATTCACTGTAGGCTACGCAATGAACTCTGAGTCAAAACATAAAAAAGAGTCTTGGGAGCTTATTGAATATCTGACAGGAAAAGAAGGAATGAAAAAGTGGACAAGCAAAGGGCTGGCATTGCCAACGAGAAAATCTGTCGCAGCCGAACTTGGCTTCGATCAGGACGAACTGCGCCGGCCATTGGTAAATGGAGCAAGCTATGCGACTGTATGGCAGGATGGGCCCTCTCTTCCGATCGTCATGAACAATTTTAACAACCAGTTTCTAAGTGCTTACCTTGGTGACCGTACGCTGAAGGAAGCGTTAGAAGATGCTGAAAAACAAGCGAACAGAGAAATAAAAGTTACCGAATAAGAGAGAAGTGAGGTGAAGAACGTGAAAATGTTTACGAGAAGAGAGAGAAAAGAAGCGGGGCAGGGCTATCTGTTCCTGCTTCCGGCACTTCTTATATTAGGTGTGTTTGTTATCGCTCCAATTCTATATGCAGTATTCTTATCTTTTCATAAAGTTGAGCTGCTTGGCGGTGCAAATTATGAATTTCGAGGATTGGATAACTTTTTAAAAGTAACCTTTGATGACCGGGCGATTATCGCTTTGAAAAATACCGCCATTTATGTAGCTGTCGTCGTACCTGCACAAACCTTTTTGGCGCTGGTGCTTGCTGCTTCCCTTAATGCAGGGCTTAAGGGGCAGAAGTTTTTCCGGGTCGTTTACTTCCTGCCGACCTTAACATCCTCAGCGGTACTAACCTTAATCTTTATGTGGATGTATAACCAAAATGGCTTGATCAACTATGTACTTAAGATCTTTCATCTTCCGACCTATAACTGGATCGGTGACCCTGATGTCGCGCTGATCGCTATCATGATCATGAACATCTGGGCAACTGCACCTTTCTTTATGGTCATCTATCTCGCGGCGTTGCAGGATATTCCCGATAGTCATTATGAAGCAGCCGAGCTGGACGGAGCAGGTGCGGTTCAAAAGTTTTGGCACATCACGGTCCCAAACCTGCGCCCTGTTACATCATTCGTTGTAATCATGGGGATCATCGGAACATTCCAGCTGTTTGATCAGTCGTACATTTTCTCCGGAGGATCGGGTGGACCGAACAACTCCACGCTGACCGTTGTTCTTTTAATCTATCAATATGCATTTAAGACACTTGGGACGATGGGTTACGCAACAGCGATCGCCTTCATGCTTGCGATCATCATTCTGGTGGCCACATTAGTGCAGCGCAAATTCTCGAAAGAAGAATCACTTTACTAAGGAGGAGATACCATGAAAAAACGATCGGCTGGAAGAAAAGCACTATATGTCATCTTGGTCGTTTACGCGATCATCACCGTCATTCCGTTTTTATGGGCGCTGTCTTCTTCCTTTAAAACACTAGGTGAGATCGTAAGCGGATCGATCAACTTTATACCGAAAGATTTTACACTGGACAACTATAAACAAATTTTCTCGAAAGAGCCGTTATTCGGCAGATGGCTGTTCAACAGTCTGTTCATCGCAACAGTTGGTACTCTGCTGAATCTACTGTTCAATTCAATGGCAGGATATGCACTCGCAAGGCTAAGCTTTCCGGGGAAAAAGAGCATATTCATCATTATCCTGGCGGTTTTGATGATTCCGTTTCAGGTCACGCTCATCCCGAACTTTCTGATTTTAAAAGAGCTGGGCTGGCTGAACTCCTATCAAGGAATGATCATACCCGGTGCGGTCAACGCAACGTTCATCTTTATGATGAGACAGTTCTTTGTGAACTTCCCGAAAGAAGTGGAGGAAGCAGCAGCGATCGATGGCCTCGGCCGCTTCGGTACGTTCTTCCGTATCGTGCTTCCGCTTGCGAAACCGGCCCTAGCCGCTCAAACGATATTTGTATTCATGGCGTTCTGGAACGACTTTATGAGGCCGCTCATCATTTTGTCCGACATGGATATGTTCACACTGCCGCTCGGATTGAACTCGTTTAAAGGACAGTTCATCTCATATTGGAACTACATCATGGCGGCATCGATGGTCTTTACACTTCCAATTATCGTTCTTTACGCTTTCTTTAACCGTTATTTTGTAAAAGGAATTAAGTTTACAGGAGATAAATAGAAATTCTGCTTAAGAACTGGCTTGGCAGGTGGTTGGAATACCTCTCGAGCCAGTTTTTTTGATGCCGTCTTATCGGAATCCCACGTTAAATGAATTTATTCCTGGCTTAATTTAAATAATCCCACGAAAAAAGGCAATAATCCCACGTTAAATTTAATATAACCACGAGCCGGCAATTCTCGACAAATCTTTAAAGGATTCAAGGAGTTTCATGTAGAATTTCACATGAAACTTATTTTACAGAACAGGTGAACATATGAAGAATCAACTAGAAAAATCTACAATCAAAAAAGCAGCGGAATTATATGGAGTAAACTCTAATAATTTAACAGCCATTTCTGAAGGATTTCAAAACAAAGTTTATAGCTTCACAAGGAACAATCATGATTACATCATGCGGGTTACATCTAAAGACAAAAGAACCTTTCAAATGCTCAATGAAGAGATCTCGTGGATTCAGTTTCTGAAAAAAAGCGGTGTACCTATTAGCCGTGCTGTTTCCTCGAAAAACAACCAGTTCGTTGAGGACATTCATGAATTTTTTATAACGGTTTTTGAAAAAGCACCTGGCGGACAGGTTCAAGTTCAGGATTCAAATCAATGGACCCCCCATTTTTTTCAGCGATGGGGAAAGTTGTTAGCAAAGGTTCATCATGCTGGAAAACAATATTCTGCCGGAAAATCTAATACCGATAGACCCTATTGGAGTCCAAATCATCCTTATAATCATGACCTATTTAAGAATCTGCCATCTGAATTCATACGGAAAAAGTATGTTGAATTGATTGAAAAAATCAAGGCGTATTCAATGGATAAGCGGCATTTCGGCTTAATACATAACGATTTTCATCAGGGAAACTTCTTTGTTGATAAAGACGAAATCACACTTTTTGACTTCGACGACTGTGCTTATTTTTACTTCGCTTATGATATCTCAACTGCGTTCTATCATGCGTATTGGCAGCACACATCTTTCAATTCAACGGAAGATGATTTTGCCGTGGAGTTCCTTACTCATTTTCTGAACGGGTACGCGGAGAGTAATGTTTTAACGAATGAAATAATCGACCAGCTACCAGACTTTCTTAAGCTTCGGGAGTTATTCCTTTATGTTCTTTTTCTAAAAGCTTGGAATATTGATAAACTGCAAGATTGGCAGGAACACACGATTAATAATCTAAAAACTAACATTGAAAACAACAAAATTTATGCAGATTTAGATATGGGTTTGCTGACCAAAATTAAAAACAACATTCAAAAACCACTCTAAAAATAAAGAGTGGTTTTACCGTCTTTTATATGTTAACCAAAATATATTATTAGTTGACGCAAATTAAAACCTCCGCTATTCTAATAGCATAAACAGTTCATACATATGGAGGTTCATTCAAATGACAGCAAGAAGAAATGGGTTAAAAACAATCGATATTACGCTGATTGGAATGTTTGTGGCATTGATGGCTATCGGGGCTAACATAACAACGATCTTTCCGTTCATGGTTGTTGGCGGAGTGCCGATTACACTGCAGACGTTCTTCTGTATTCTTGCAGGAGCATTATTAGGAAGCCGCTTAGGTGCGATTGCGATGAGCGTCTACCTATTAGTTGGTTTAGTCGGAGCACCGGTCTTCGCACAGTTTAAAGGTGGTTTTGCAACCGTAGTAAGTCCGACTTTCGGTTTCCTATTATCTTTTATTCTAGTAGCCTATGTAACAGGCTTGATCATTGAAAAGAATGGCAGCAAAGCGTCCTATGTAATCGCAACACTCATCGGAACGGCGATCAACTACGTGGTTGGAACAAACCTCATGTTCATGGCATATAAGATGTGGGCTGCGGCTCCTGAAGGATTCACTTACTCTATGGCTTGGGGATGGATGATGGTTCCGCTTCCGAAAGATATTATTCTAGCAGTCTGTGCAGGGTTGATCGCTCCCCGCATTAACATCGCACGAAAAAAGACAATGGGACATCAAACAAAACACGCATCATAAAAGGGAGGACACAACATGATTTGGAAACTATTAGCGGAAAAGGTTCTAGAAGGTCAAGAGATTACGAACGAAGAAGCACTTTCCATTTTAGAATGTCCAGACGAAGACTTGCTTTTGCTGCTTCACGGTGCTTATCAGATTCGAAAACACTATTATGGCAATCTCGTAAAATTGAACATGATCATCAATACCAAATCCGGTGCATGTCCAGAGAATTGTGGGTATTGCTCTCAATCAATCGTTTCAACGGCGCCGATTGAAACGTATAAGATGATGGATAAAGACGAGATGGTGAAAGGTGCACAAACGGCATATAACCTGAACGTCGGTACATATTGTATCGTTGCAAGCGGCCGTGGCCCAACAAATCGGGATGTTGATAAAGTAGTAGAAGCTGTAAAAGAAATTAAAGATACATATGGATTAAAAGTTTGTGCCTGCCTTGGAATCTTAAAGCCAGAGCAAGCTGCAAGGTTAAAAGAAGCTGGTGTGGACCGGTACAACCATAACTTAAATACTTCTGCTCGCAATCATGAAAACATCACAACATCACATACATACGACGATCGAGTGAACACCGTGAACGTTGTGAAAGACAGCGGAATCTCTCCGTGTTCCGGAGTGATCGTAGGAATGAAGGAAACGAAACAAGATGTGATCGATATGGCACGAAGCCTTAAAGTACTTGATGCGGATTCGATTCCGGTTAACTTTTTGCATGCGATTGATGGAACGCCGCTCGAAGGAACGGACGAACTGGATCCGCGTTATTGCTTAAAGGTACTGGCGTTATTCCGTTACATCAATCCAACTAAAGAGATCAGGATTTCAGGCGGACGTGAAGTAAATTTAAGAAGTCTTCAGCCGCTAGGACTATATGCTGCCAATTCAATCTTCGTTGGCGATTACCTCACGACAGCAGGACAAGAATCTACGGCAGACCACAAAATGCTGGTAGATATGGGATTTGAAATCGACAGAACGCCTGTAATAGCCCAATAAAATAGTAATTTGATTGAAAAGCCGCTCCAAGCCTTGTTAAAATAGAAACTATTCAATTGAAGACAAGTGGGAGTGGTTTTTTTGGAGAATTGGGAAAAATGGATGGGAAAAATAAATTGGGCTGAATTAATGCTCGAAGCAGGTTTATGGGCGGCAAAATTCTTATTGATTATCATCATGTTCATCATCATCAGATCAATCGGAAGACGAGTGATCAATCGCATGTTTGAAAGAGCGGCATCTCACCGTAAGATGTCTAGCGGACGAATCATCACGCTGCAAAAGCTCGTTGTGAACTTATTCTCGTATATTTTAATATTTGTTTTTGCAGGTATCGTGTTTAAACAGTTTGGACTTGAGATTGGTACACTGATTGCAGGAGCTGGTGTCGTTGGCCTTGCTATCGGATTCGGTGCTCAAGGCCTTGTTAGCGACGTTGTAACAGGATTCTTTATTTTGCTCGAGAAACAAATGGAAGTCGGCGACTACGTAACAATTGGCGGAGTTGATGGTATCGTTGAAGAAGTTGGACTGAGAACAACACATATCAGAGCGTTTGACGGTACACTTTCATATATGCCAAATCGTGAAATCAGTACGATACAAAACCATTCTCGCGGCAACATGCGCGCGTTGGTCGACATTGGTATCGCGTATGAAGAAAACATTGATCAAGCTGTAAAAGTACTGCAAGATGCATGTGACTCTGTGAAAGCGAACAATGAAAACATTGTGGAAGGTCCGAATGTACTTGGTGTTCAAGCACTAGGTTCATCTGATGTAGTAATCCGTATTATTTCTAAAACGAGAAATGGGGAACAGTGGGCAGTAGAACGTGAACTGCGCCAGGCTTTAAAAGAAGCGCTTGATGCAAACGGCATCGAAATACCATATCCTCATCAAGTGAATGTAGAAAAAGGTGCATAAAAAAAGCCGGAATCTCCCGGCTTTTTGTTTTATGGCTATTCTTACACGGAATTCTGCTTTATATTTTGTTCTGATAAATAATCGGTCAACGCTTGCAGCCTGTTTTTATTGACCATGATATATAGGATGTCATGTGGGAGAATATCAGTTTTGCCTGTGGGTGTAATGAGTTCATCACCGCGAATCATAGCACTCACAATTGACTCATTTGGCAATGTAATTTCTTCTAGAGTCTGTCCGATGATCTTCGCATTCTCCGGAACAAAGAATTCTACAATCTCCGCATTTGCTTTACCAATTGAAACAAGTTCCAGTACATGTGGAGAAGTAGGTTTCTCTTTTTCAGTGAGCTTTAGCTTTTGCGCGACCCATGGAATCGTTGAACCTTGAATAAGTGCAGAGGTCAGCACTACGAAGAACACAAGATTGAAAAAAAGCTGACTGTTCTCAACACCTTCAATTAATGGGAAGGTTGCAAGAACGATTGGTACCGCTCCTCTTAATCCTGACCAAGATAAAAATACCTTTTCTTTAAATGTAAAAGGAGAAAAATAAGTACTAAAGAAAACACCGATCGGCCTTGCGATCAGGATTAGGATAAGTGAAATAATCATACCTTTCACGATAATTCCGATGTGGAATAATTCACTCGGAAATACAAGAAGCCCAAGTATCGCAAACATTAATATTTGCATCATCCAGGCAAACCCTTCATTAAAGCGCACGATCGAGTTTTTATACGTCAGATGGTTGTTGCCCATCAATACAGCAGCTACATACACCGCAAGCAGTCCGCTCGCACCGGCAAGCATCGTCACGCCATAGGAAAGGATAGCGAATGAGAGGGCGAATACTGGATAAAGACCGCTTGATTCAAGCTGTATCCGGTTAATTGCATAAACTGCTAATTTACCAAAAAGGTAACCAAATACAATCCCCATACCCATCTGCCAAAAGAAGGAGAAGATCAGGCTGAAGATCGAACTTGTCTCTTTGGTTAACAATTCGATGAACGTAATCGTAAGAAAAACCGCCATTGGATCATTTGAACCTGATTCCGCTTCTAATGTTGAGGCAAGTTTGTCTTTTACATTTTTGCCTGTTAACACTGAGAATACAGCTGCAGCATCTGTAGAACCTACGATTGATCCGAAAAGAAAAGCTTCCAGCCAAGTTACATCGAGTAAAAATTTCACGGCAGCTGCAACAACCGCCGTTGTAAGAAATACACCGATCGTAGCGAGCGAGAGAGATGGGTACAAGATGGGTTTAACATTCGTCCATTTTGTTTGCAATCCACCTTCAAATAAAATAATGATAAGTGCGATAACGCCAACCAGCTGGGTTAGATGTGGATCATCAAAATAAATAAAGTTAAGTCCATCGCTTCCTGCAAGCATTCCGATTCCTATAAAAAGTACGAGGGCAGGTACTCCGAATCTTGATGAGAACTTTGTGGTAATAACACCTAATAGTAAAAGAAACGCTAATAATAAAATAAAATAATCTACATTAAGGCCGTCTTCGAACATCTCAGCTCTCCTTTTTAATTGATTTTTCAAGGCTGTTTTGAAAGAAGTTGATTTCCGTTCCAGATGCTCGCTTTCCGGGGGGGGGGCGTACGGTGAGCCTCCTCTGCACTTTGCGCCGTTAGGAGTCTCACATCTTGCACTCCAATCAACTTATCAATGTAGCAAAAGAATTAATTAAATGATCATAAGTAACTCATTTTGAATAAAGCCTTTATCAAACATGCCTATACAGTATTGACGACAAATATTGTCTAGAAACAATTGACAATTTATACAAAAGAGGGTAATGTTGACCAATAAACAAAAGAGGATAATGCATCACCTTACAAGTTTTAGAACATAAACTATTGTTGTAAAGTTTTTTCTCCTTCATTTGCGGGTAAGGTTAGTTGAAGAGATTTTCAGGAGGGATTGAACGTGTCAGCGGACCATCAAAAAAGAGAGAATTTAATTGCTGATCTATTGCTACATAACATATATAAAACAAAAGATGGACGTCATCTATACGAGCTTTCTTTGCAGGATCTTGAACAACAATTTAAGGATTTATTATCACCGCCTGCACAAGAAAAACCACTTAATAATATATGAGAGATAGATTTTAAAAGGGGCTGTCCCAAAAGTAAGGTAAACTTACTTTTGGCAGCCCTAATTTTTTATTTTTACAAAATAAAAAATAAAAAGATACCCGAATTCCATCGTTCATATTAGGGTTTTTAGATAACTTACCATCTTAGATTAAGGACGTATCGAGAAAGGTTTGAATCAGAATCGATCTGACCTCAAGTTTTTTATGCTTTTGAGTAACCTCCTTTTTTTTTTGAATTGAAACAATGGTTAAAACCGCCGAACAGAATCTTTGTATCCCATACAAATGTACGGACACAAATGATAAAAGTTTCAAACAAAAAAAAGACTCCCAGCTTAAATTGGAAGTCTTCTGTCATTAAAGCTGCTTATTTTCTTCTGATTTTTCTCCCCATACTTCGGTGTTTTTAAGACCGATACTGGATGGATAGAATACAGGATTCTTGCCTTCTTTTTTCTGCTTCATATAATCACCTAGTGCATCAAACGCAATTTTTCCTAATAAGGAGATTGCAATAAGGTTGATGATCGCCATTAACCCCATGAACAAGTCAGCTAAGCTCCAAACGAAGTCAAGTGAAGCGATTGCACCGAAACCTACCATCGCTACAACAGCAATTCTATATAAGAATAACCACATTTTGTTCTGACTGATGAATTCAATATTAGATTCACCGTAATAGTAGTTACCAACTACAGAACTGAAAGCAAACAAGAGAACAATTATAGCCAGGAACGGGCCGCCCCAGGATCCAAGCAGGTTGGTCAAGGCTTGCTGAGTAAGGATAATACCGTCTGCCTCTTTAGATGTATACATACCAGAAAGAAGAATAATGAATGCTGTAGATGAACAAATCAATAATGTGTCTACGAAAACACCAAGTGATTGAATCAATCCTTGTTTTACAGGGTGACTGACATCAGCAGTTGCAGCAGCGTTTGGCGCACTACCCATACCAGCTTCATTAGAGAAAAGTCCGCGTTTGATACCGTTCATCATCGCAGCACCAAGTGCTCCTCCAGCTACTTCTTCTAATCCGAATGCACTTTTAAAGATTAAGCTGAACACTCCTGGAAGTTCTCCGATATTCGTAATCATTAAAAATAGAGCAATCAGAATGTAAAGCCCAGCCATGATCGGTACGATGATTTCAGAGACTTTTGCAATTCTCTTAATACCGCCGAAGATAATTACAGCTGTAACAACAGCAAGGAAAATACTTACATAGACAGGCTTAATATCAAAAGACTGTCCAAATGCGCTTGCGATCGTGTTTGACTGAACAGAGTTAAACGCAAGTCCGAACGTAATCGAAATTAATACTGCGAAAATGACACCCATCCAGCGTGCATTTAAAGCTTTATCCATGTAATAGGCAGGACCGCCTCGGAAAGCGACTCCATCACGTACTTTATAGATCTGAGCTAAAGTGCTTTCAACGAAAGCAGATGCAGAACCAATCAATGCGATCAGCCACATCCAAAAAACCGCTCCAGGTCCACCAGCTGTAATAGCAAGTGCTACTCCGGCTAAGTTACCGGTACCAACACGAGACGCTGTACTGATACAGAATGCCTGGAAGGACGATACACCTTTCTTATCAGCAGCTGCTCCTTCACCTAATAAACGAATCATTTCACCAATCATCCGGAACTGAACAAATTTTGTTCGAACCGTGAAATAAAGACCTAATCCGATTAACATGACAATCAGGATATAAGACCATAAATACGTGTTAACATCACCAATAAAATTGTTAAGCAAATCCATTTAAATACACCTCAATTCGTCTAATGTCTCTCTCAGCTGTACACCGCTTTCAAATGTAGCAAAACCTCACATATTTTTCAATTAAAATTTTTTCATTACAAATATCTGCCAATAAAAATGTTCCCAAATCTATAAAAAAATAAACTGCAAATTCTTATGTGAATAGGACTAAATGAACCCTTTTTCTTTCACCTTCAGATTAAGATTGAATAATATGGATAAAGTCGATTGATTTAATCGGAATTAGAAACGGGGTAGAGAAAATGGAAGGCGGAACATCCTTATTCATTCAAAAGTTTATACAATCTCCTTTACAGATAGGCAGTCTGTTTCCAAGTTCTGCTGCCTTAGCGGAGAAAATGACGTCAAATTTAAATTGGGAAAATATAAATAAAGTTGCGGAATTGGGTGCAGGTACAGGGGTTATCACTCGTTCGATTATGACAAACATGCTTCCGGGCACTAAACTGCATGTTTTTGAGAAAGACAGCGAAATGAGGAAAGGACTACAAATGAAATTTCCAGAAGCCTCCTATTATGATGATGCGTGT
This genomic interval carries:
- a CDS encoding ABC transporter substrate-binding protein, with the protein product MRPKKWLSSLGISSLLLASVLSGCSSNDASKSDKTEIVLSGWGGNPVEKKLLNEVLADFEKEHPDIDVKLNTINDQYMDVLKTRLIGGTAADVFYLDAFEAPALIETGAIEPLNKYVTDEFNVNDFEKPMIDAFKSDGELYGLPKDYSTLALFYNKKMFKEHGIAGPPKTWEELEQIAKKLTDAEKQVYGLGVMPQIERMYYLAESHGGEVITDGRASFADDKVVKAIQPIVDMRLKDKSAATPSEVGAGQSAGEMFGRGKAAMVVEGNWNIPYMEETFPDIDYGTAELPTVNGKKGTMSFTVGYAMNSESKHKKESWELIEYLTGKEGMKKWTSKGLALPTRKSVAAELGFDQDELRRPLVNGASYATVWQDGPSLPIVMNNFNNQFLSAYLGDRTLKEALEDAEKQANREIKVTE
- the bioB gene encoding biotin synthase BioB, encoding MIWKLLAEKVLEGQEITNEEALSILECPDEDLLLLLHGAYQIRKHYYGNLVKLNMIINTKSGACPENCGYCSQSIVSTAPIETYKMMDKDEMVKGAQTAYNLNVGTYCIVASGRGPTNRDVDKVVEAVKEIKDTYGLKVCACLGILKPEQAARLKEAGVDRYNHNLNTSARNHENITTSHTYDDRVNTVNVVKDSGISPCSGVIVGMKETKQDVIDMARSLKVLDADSIPVNFLHAIDGTPLEGTDELDPRYCLKVLALFRYINPTKEIRISGGREVNLRSLQPLGLYAANSIFVGDYLTTAGQESTADHKMLVDMGFEIDRTPVIAQ
- a CDS encoding carbohydrate ABC transporter permease, which codes for MKKRSAGRKALYVILVVYAIITVIPFLWALSSSFKTLGEIVSGSINFIPKDFTLDNYKQIFSKEPLFGRWLFNSLFIATVGTLLNLLFNSMAGYALARLSFPGKKSIFIIILAVLMIPFQVTLIPNFLILKELGWLNSYQGMIIPGAVNATFIFMMRQFFVNFPKEVEEAAAIDGLGRFGTFFRIVLPLAKPALAAQTIFVFMAFWNDFMRPLIILSDMDMFTLPLGLNSFKGQFISYWNYIMAASMVFTLPIIVLYAFFNRYFVKGIKFTGDK
- a CDS encoding alanine/glycine:cation symporter family protein, translated to MDLLNNFIGDVNTYLWSYILIVMLIGLGLYFTVRTKFVQFRMIGEMIRLLGEGAAADKKGVSSFQAFCISTASRVGTGNLAGVALAITAGGPGAVFWMWLIALIGSASAFVESTLAQIYKVRDGVAFRGGPAYYMDKALNARWMGVIFAVLISITFGLAFNSVQSNTIASAFGQSFDIKPVYVSIFLAVVTAVIIFGGIKRIAKVSEIIVPIMAGLYILIALFLMITNIGELPGVFSLIFKSAFGLEEVAGGALGAAMMNGIKRGLFSNEAGMGSAPNAAATADVSHPVKQGLIQSLGVFVDTLLICSSTAFIILLSGMYTSKEADGIILTQQALTNLLGSWGGPFLAIIVLLFAFSSVVGNYYYGESNIEFISQNKMWLFLYRIAVVAMVGFGAIASLDFVWSLADLFMGLMAIINLIAISLLGKIAFDALGDYMKQKKEGKNPVFYPSSIGLKNTEVWGEKSEENKQL
- a CDS encoding class I SAM-dependent methyltransferase translates to MEGGTSLFIQKFIQSPLQIGSLFPSSAALAEKMTSNLNWENINKVAELGAGTGVITRSIMTNMLPGTKLHVFEKDSEMRKGLQMKFPEASYYDDACGIIKSFGNSEGTLDAVFSGLPFSNFNKSIRMKIVDEIYRSLRPGGILVAFQYSTQMKKSFQTAFKVVDISFVPKNFPPAFVYICEK
- a CDS encoding biotin transporter BioY, producing MTARRNGLKTIDITLIGMFVALMAIGANITTIFPFMVVGGVPITLQTFFCILAGALLGSRLGAIAMSVYLLVGLVGAPVFAQFKGGFATVVSPTFGFLLSFILVAYVTGLIIEKNGSKASYVIATLIGTAINYVVGTNLMFMAYKMWAAAPEGFTYSMAWGWMMVPLPKDIILAVCAGLIAPRINIARKKTMGHQTKHAS
- a CDS encoding Fur-regulated basic protein FbpA encodes the protein MSADHQKRENLIADLLLHNIYKTKDGRHLYELSLQDLEQQFKDLLSPPAQEKPLNNI
- a CDS encoding carbohydrate ABC transporter permease; its protein translation is MFTRRERKEAGQGYLFLLPALLILGVFVIAPILYAVFLSFHKVELLGGANYEFRGLDNFLKVTFDDRAIIALKNTAIYVAVVVPAQTFLALVLAASLNAGLKGQKFFRVVYFLPTLTSSAVLTLIFMWMYNQNGLINYVLKIFHLPTYNWIGDPDVALIAIMIMNIWATAPFFMVIYLAALQDIPDSHYEAAELDGAGAVQKFWHITVPNLRPVTSFVVIMGIIGTFQLFDQSYIFSGGSGGPNNSTLTVVLLIYQYAFKTLGTMGYATAIAFMLAIIILVATLVQRKFSKEESLY
- a CDS encoding potassium/proton antiporter, whose protein sequence is MFEDGLNVDYFILLLAFLLLLGVITTKFSSRFGVPALVLFIGIGMLAGSDGLNFIYFDDPHLTQLVGVIALIIILFEGGLQTKWTNVKPILYPSLSLATIGVFLTTAVVAAAVKFLLDVTWLEAFLFGSIVGSTDAAAVFSVLTGKNVKDKLASTLEAESGSNDPMAVFLTITFIELLTKETSSIFSLIFSFFWQMGMGIVFGYLFGKLAVYAINRIQLESSGLYPVFALSFAILSYGVTMLAGASGLLAVYVAAVLMGNNHLTYKNSIVRFNEGFAWMMQILMFAILGLLVFPSELFHIGIIVKGMIISLILILIARPIGVFFSTYFSPFTFKEKVFLSWSGLRGAVPIVLATFPLIEGVENSQLFFNLVFFVVLTSALIQGSTIPWVAQKLKLTEKEKPTSPHVLELVSIGKANAEIVEFFVPENAKIIGQTLEEITLPNESIVSAMIRGDELITPTGKTDILPHDILYIMVNKNRLQALTDYLSEQNIKQNSV
- a CDS encoding mechanosensitive ion channel family protein, with amino-acid sequence MGKINWAELMLEAGLWAAKFLLIIIMFIIIRSIGRRVINRMFERAASHRKMSSGRIITLQKLVVNLFSYILIFVFAGIVFKQFGLEIGTLIAGAGVVGLAIGFGAQGLVSDVVTGFFILLEKQMEVGDYVTIGGVDGIVEEVGLRTTHIRAFDGTLSYMPNREISTIQNHSRGNMRALVDIGIAYEENIDQAVKVLQDACDSVKANNENIVEGPNVLGVQALGSSDVVIRIISKTRNGEQWAVERELRQALKEALDANGIEIPYPHQVNVEKGA
- a CDS encoding phosphotransferase enzyme family protein — its product is MKNQLEKSTIKKAAELYGVNSNNLTAISEGFQNKVYSFTRNNHDYIMRVTSKDKRTFQMLNEEISWIQFLKKSGVPISRAVSSKNNQFVEDIHEFFITVFEKAPGGQVQVQDSNQWTPHFFQRWGKLLAKVHHAGKQYSAGKSNTDRPYWSPNHPYNHDLFKNLPSEFIRKKYVELIEKIKAYSMDKRHFGLIHNDFHQGNFFVDKDEITLFDFDDCAYFYFAYDISTAFYHAYWQHTSFNSTEDDFAVEFLTHFLNGYAESNVLTNEIIDQLPDFLKLRELFLYVLFLKAWNIDKLQDWQEHTINNLKTNIENNKIYADLDMGLLTKIKNNIQKPL